A single Zonotrichia albicollis isolate bZonAlb1 chromosome 28, bZonAlb1.hap1, whole genome shotgun sequence DNA region contains:
- the SMIM29 gene encoding small integral membrane protein 29: MSNATAPTAPGAAGDSLVGSVLGPFLLLTLLGALLAAVMYVKKKRRSDRLRHRLLPMYSYDPAEEPPESEQELLVEAEEAQVVPGWGGPAPPWPPRRDWRA; this comes from the exons ATGAGCAACGCCACGGCGCCCACGGCCCCGGGCGCGGCGGGGGACTCGCTGGTGGGCTCCGTGCTGGggcccttcctcctcctcaccctcctcGGCGCCCTCCTGGCCGCG GTGATGTACGTGAAGAAGAAGCGCAG GTCCGACCGGCTGCGGCACCGGCTGCTGCCCATGTACAGCTACGACCCGGCTGAAGAGCCGCCCGAGtccgagcaggagctgctggtggaggCTGAGGAGGCTCAG GTGGTGCCCGGCTGGGGGGGACCCGCGCCCCCTTGGCCCCCGCGCCGGGACTGGAGGGCCTGA